From one Mycobacterium colombiense CECT 3035 genomic stretch:
- a CDS encoding class I adenylate-forming enzyme family protein, with the protein MSHAPAAAVTPNPFDEGVPFGVKLQQLAEERRDDPGVTIVALDGAAEPLTFGELDARANQWGRALAASGAQTGSFVALAIPNSRHLVLATLGCWKIGAVPVPMHWDLPEWERDRVRAVIDPAVVVDEQTRWELEARAAAESADALPVAVSPTANGICSSGSTGVPKVILNLAPSLWIPQQGEPFLANWTPVAQPQTIMVPAPMYHTNGFATFLMMLGGDHLVILEKFDAALVLDVIERFRITNFTATPTMLARIAARPDVRQRDLSSIVFVLQGAAVMPPSLLHTWFELLSPEQMVTAYGMTENLGLTALRGDEWLAHPGSVGRGFRDTEIRILDADKRPLGPGEDGDIYLRAPMSAGYRYLGGAPPLPSTEDGFRSAGDIGHLDEDGFLYIVDRRVDMIVTGGANVFPAEVESALAGHPGIADVVVIGLADKQWGRRVHAVIQRADSDGAAPLTEQQVIEYAKNRLAPYKAPKTVEFVEAIPRTAATKVNRSAMIEARGG; encoded by the coding sequence ATGAGCCACGCCCCCGCGGCTGCGGTGACGCCCAATCCGTTCGACGAGGGAGTCCCCTTCGGGGTCAAACTGCAGCAGCTGGCCGAGGAGCGGCGTGACGATCCGGGCGTCACCATCGTCGCGCTCGACGGCGCCGCGGAGCCGCTGACCTTCGGCGAGCTCGATGCCCGCGCCAACCAGTGGGGGCGCGCCCTGGCGGCCAGCGGCGCCCAAACGGGTTCTTTTGTCGCGCTTGCCATCCCGAATTCCCGGCATCTCGTGCTCGCCACGTTGGGGTGCTGGAAGATCGGCGCCGTTCCCGTTCCCATGCACTGGGATCTGCCCGAATGGGAGCGTGATCGGGTTCGGGCGGTGATCGATCCCGCCGTCGTCGTCGACGAACAGACCCGCTGGGAACTCGAGGCCCGCGCGGCCGCGGAGTCCGCCGACGCCCTGCCGGTCGCCGTCTCCCCCACCGCCAACGGGATCTGCAGCAGCGGGTCCACCGGTGTGCCCAAGGTGATCCTCAATTTGGCGCCGTCGCTATGGATCCCGCAGCAGGGCGAACCGTTCCTGGCGAACTGGACACCGGTGGCCCAGCCGCAGACCATCATGGTGCCCGCGCCGATGTATCACACCAACGGCTTCGCCACCTTCCTGATGATGCTGGGCGGCGACCATCTGGTCATCCTCGAAAAGTTCGATGCGGCATTGGTTCTCGATGTCATCGAACGTTTCCGGATCACCAACTTCACCGCCACGCCCACCATGCTGGCGCGCATCGCGGCCCGGCCCGACGTGCGGCAGCGGGACCTGTCCAGCATCGTCTTCGTCCTGCAGGGCGCCGCGGTGATGCCGCCGTCGCTGCTGCACACCTGGTTCGAACTGCTCAGCCCCGAGCAGATGGTGACGGCGTACGGCATGACCGAGAACCTCGGCCTCACCGCGTTGCGCGGCGACGAGTGGCTCGCCCACCCGGGCAGCGTGGGCCGCGGCTTCCGGGACACCGAGATCCGGATCCTGGACGCCGACAAACGGCCGCTCGGACCGGGCGAGGACGGGGACATCTACCTGCGGGCGCCGATGAGCGCGGGATACCGCTACCTCGGCGGGGCGCCACCGCTGCCGTCGACCGAGGACGGCTTCCGCTCCGCCGGCGACATCGGTCACCTCGACGAGGACGGCTTCCTCTACATCGTCGACCGCCGCGTCGACATGATCGTCACCGGCGGCGCCAACGTGTTTCCCGCCGAAGTCGAGTCCGCGCTCGCCGGCCACCCCGGCATCGCCGACGTCGTCGTGATCGGGCTGGCCGACAAGCAGTGGGGGCGCCGGGTGCACGCGGTGATTCAGCGCGCCGACAGCGACGGCGCCGCGCCGCTGACCGAACAGCAGGTGATCG